CTGTTCCAGGGCCTGGAGTCGTCCTATCAGAAAGCTCTGCAAGCTCACCTGAGGAGCGGAGACAGTCCCATGTCGCTGCCCGCCTCCgaccgctcctcctcctcttcccagGAGAGCCTCAAGTGAGAAagcccctccccctcttcttctgtcAATTCCAGAAGTTCTGTGTCGTTTGTCTCCTGAGGTGTCTTCATTGTCTCGTTGTCTCCACAGTCGACCTCTGTCTGTGAAAAGCAGCGTTGGAAGCAGCACAAACAGATGTAAACACTCTTATCGCTCATATTTACGTCAAAGATAAAACGTCTACAAGTTTTCTTCTGACTTTATCATCTCGCGTCTTTCAGCCAAACCTGCCCACGGCTCCAGGACGTCTGCCGCAGCGCCATCTCCCGGCTCGCTCCAACGCTCTCGCAGCGACGTGGATGTCAACGCCGCCGCCACCGCCACGGCTCGCACCAGGATGCCCGCCGTGCCGTCGTCCTCTTCTCCCTTCGGCTCGGCCTCGGCCCTCCCCCCTGGATCCTACGCTTCGCTGGGTGAGACGCCAAAGCTTCATTTCCCTGTCGACCAGCTTCTGTGAAAACTCCGGAGTTTTAGTCTTTGGAGTGTTAGCGAGCAAATTGAAAAATCATGCCGATAATTAGAAGCAGAGCTCAAATCAACTTTTGAATGGATACGGTTTAATTTAATAaggttctttcttggctcgTGTCCTATTCCTCCACCAAGTCTTCTGGAAATCTGTTGACAACTgaacaaagaattaaaaaaaggacaagtGTGGAGACGCAACGTCTTTGACGGGGACGATccgtcttcttcttcgtctgttTTGAAGCTGTCCAGGTTGTGGTTGTTTGCCAGCTGAGCTCTGTGCATCACTTTCATCCTCTCGctcaaaaataaacatctaaCTTCTTTGAGAAGCTTCCGTGCAGCGGATCAGAACCCATGACCGGGCTCGTGtcctcatttattattatttaatttgttatttcattGTGGGACACTTAATATAATCACTGGGATGTTTGTGCAGTCGAGTCTCGTCCTTATCCAAATATCAGGTGACACATTCACAGCCTGCAGGAAGTCAGATTTACGCCCGTCTCACCCTGTTCACCTCTTCCTCAAACATACCTGGAGACTAACCTCTTGACCCCCGACCCCTAACCCTTGTTGTGTCTCTCCCGGGCCCGCCCACCGGTCAGACGGCTCGTGGTCTGTTAATGCAGACGGTAAGCTGTGCGGGGAATGAtccgtgccccccccccctgctgtgTTCCTATCCCCTCATCAGCCCTGTAATTGTCTGTGATGGGCGTGTCAGTGCATGGACTGTCTACGCATGGTGTTACCGTGAcgtctctgtccatctctgtccAACCGCTGGTTAGAGACGGAGAAAACAAGTGGTTGGAGATCAGTCGTCAATTTAACAGACGACAGGAGAAACTTACTAAATGAATCATCgtctgtgtttcaggttttTCAGTCATCGTCAGTGACGCTggtgtttctgtctttcatctctgtctgtcctctgtctcagGTCTTTCAGTCTCGTGTCTCTGCATGACCAAAGTGTGGAGAGTGTCCTTTCTAAACCAGCAGCAGCGTGTTTGAATATGACGTCTTTTTCctcgtcctctcctcttcaggtCGAGTACGAACCCGCAGGACGAGTTCAGGAAACGGTCCGTCCGTGACAGACAGCCGCGGTCGGAGCCGAGGGAAGGTCGTTTCACAGTCCCAACGTGAGTCGCTCCTGCctcttgtgtctttttttaGATTTCTACGTTCTCGCTCAGTAGATCTGAAGTACTTCCCTCTGTGTTTCAGCCGGCAGTCGCTCAGGTTCTCCGGGTCGACTTCTGAGCTCCACGTACGGCAGACTCCCGAGACCGACGATGGGCTCCGCTGCCGCCAACGCCGCCTCCAGCGGCCTGACAGACAAGAGTCGACCTCGAGGTCACCGCAGCCAGGGCTGCAGCCGAGAGACCAGCCCCACCAGATCAGGCATGGGTGAGGACGGTGGATGAAAACACTGCAACACGGAAACATTTCAAACCGATCGCAACGTCTTCGAACGCAAACGTCTCGTTGAGTTGAAGCACCTGAAggaagagaagctgcagattaagaatttcatgttgCGGCTGAAAGGAACGAACATTAAATCAGAAGTTAGAAACTGAGATAGAATCCAGAATAAACCGGGAGGCGAGAGAAGAAGTTTCAGTTGTGACTTAACGAACTGCAGCTTTAGTTACAGTGGCAGCGGAGTCTGAACTAATCTGAGTTGTaatgtgatatttaaatatatttactcGGACGAAAACtcttttaaattaaagatgAATCAATCGAGCAAATCATCTTTGCAGATTTTAGTGTCAGAAAGACTTCCTGACACATCTGTAGATTTATTAACATCTGGAGAAGAAGGGGTGACCGCTCTCACTCCTCCTTAAATGTGAGTTCAGACTTTAGTTGTAGTTTCTTCCTGAGGACGACTTGCACACGCTAACACTCCGGGTTCCTGTTCCTCGCACTAACGCTCAACCTGCCGCCACCCGAGTCTCACGCTCCCTCTTCTCCTGCCTGACTAATGTCTAATGCAGAGCTGGATGTGCTACGAGCTAAACTGTCCTCCTGcactgctgtctgtctgtctgtctgtctgtctgtctgtctcacctctccaGCCCGGAGTCGAATCCCCCGACCGAGCATGAGTCAGGGCTGCAGCCGCGAAACCAGTCGCGAGAGCAGCCGCGACACCAGCCCAGCCCGGGGTTTCTCCCCCCTGGGTGAGTATGGTCCTGACGTTCCCCAATGAATCCCACTTCTCTCAGCGGAGGAGAGAACAACATctggaaacagagacagatgtgtAGAGCTGATGTTTCTCTAACGTTAAGCAGGAATCAGAATAATCATCTAAAGCGAATTAATAAATTCACGCATCGCCCTGGATCGATCGTATCTTCTGGTGAAGAGACGCTGACGgatgtttttatctgtctcACCTCACCTTTAATTCCTCATCACGAATTCTCTGGCTTCCACTTCCAATCAACTTTTAAAATCGTAAACAGCGCCGCCCATTCCAAAGAGTTCTTTCCTGTCCCTCCCTCAACTTTACTGGACCCTCGTCTTCCTGCACGTGTCTCTGCCTTGCTCTGTTGTAACTCTCTGTTCTGCTAATGATCTCAGATCAGTGTTGAAATAATCAGTCGTTTCTGTATCGCCATAACAACAGTCGTGTTTCCTCCTCCAGCGACTCGCCGTCACTCCCGCTCAACCAGCGCTCTGTCCTCGGCAGAGTGTTACTCAGGTGACGTCTCCACGGATCCACTCCGTCCGCCAGATAGAATGAAAAGACTCATAAACGTTGATTCGGTTGAATTCATCTTCGTGCATCTGGCTGACGGAGTCGTCTGCTTCTTCACGCATGACCAACATCGCCCTCTAGTGGGAAACAATCACCAGACAGATGCTGTTGAATCGTTAACGTTGGTTAACCGGTGAAAAACACAGAACTTGTTGTTGGTTGTTTCTTACTTATGTCACtcacctgcagggggcgacaCCACATCTGCCTGCTTGTCACGATTATAAAATATAAGTTGCTGCGACGGTTTGTAGAAAAAATGAAActtgttttgaaatgtgaagACAAAATCTTTCGTTCGCAGCTTTTTTGCCtgatctttttcttttgctttcaaTATTAAATGCAGTTGATCGTTTTCTGGCTGTTTTGTGATTAGAACGAGTTTTACTTTCTCATTGTtcactgaatgtttttaattgacgtagtttactttttttttttagtaatgtCACTTTTCTCAAACACGTCAGTTTCTTTTCAACAAAACCTCATTAACGAGGTCAGACATTCACCCGGGACCCTTCACTCGTTCTGGTCACGATAACTTCCCATGTTCCGGCTTCGCATCTTCACAGTTGAGTTTCGTCCTCTTGTCTCTCTCGTCCTCACCCGCTCATGTgcgtttttttaaacttttttcagACCGACTGTCCCATCAGGCTCGGATCTCGGCCTCCGTCGACGCCATGAGAATCCTCAACACCGGCACCGAGGTGGAGGCTGCCGTAGCAGACGCTCTGGTGAGAATTCAGACTTATTTCTCCGAAACAAAGAAATCGAAACGACGTGTCTGCTGATGTTGTTGACGTCGTCTCCTCTGTGTTCTCCCCGGACTCTGTGAACTCCAGCTCTTAGGAGACTCCAGGAGTAAGGTACATTAACTCTGGACTCGCTCCGTCCTCTCCCTGCATGTAGAGCATGAGCTTCCAACTCTGACCCCTTCAACACACAGAGATCTGACTCAGACTGaagctgtttcctcctgttaGCGTAGTGCATgtgaaaatgtctctgtgtaAATGAAGTGTCACCTGCACGTCTCTGTAGCTGCACGTCTCTGTAGCTGCACGTCTCTGTAGCTGCACGTCGAAGCCTCTGGTCGTAGCATGTCTGCTGTTGTCTGACGTTACTCTTCGGTTTTGTCCGCGAcgcctcactctctctcctctcctctcgatCAGCGGAGGCCGGTGCGGCGGCGCTTCGAGTCGCCGGGCATGTACTCAGACGACGACGCCAACAGCGACGCCTCCAGCGCCTGCTCGGAGCGCTCGTACAGCTCGCGCAACGGCGGCATGGGGCCGCACTACCTGCGCCAGACGGAGGACGTGGCGGAGGTGCTGAACCACTGCGCCAGCGCCAACTGgtcagagaggaaggaggggctTCTGGGGCTGCAGAACCTCCTCAAGAGCCAGAGGATGCTCAGGTGGGAACATGGTGGAACCTTCACATCAGTCAGCGTCTGTCCTGTACTTTTCAGCGAGTGACGGTGATTGACCGTGGTTCTCGTTTTGTGTCCGACAGCCGCGTGGAGCTGAAGAGACTCTGTGAGATCTTCACCAGGATGTTCGCAGACCCTCACAGTAAGGTGAGATCCAGCGGTGTGCTGGCGTCAGGCAGAAGAATAATCCTCGGGATCGTCTCACAGTTTGTGCTacgtgtgttttctctcactcGTCAGAACTAACGGACAAACTAAccgtgtgtttttctgttgcatGCCTCGTCGCTGCTGCGGACTCTAACACCAGAGAGTAAGTGTTGACTCACCTCCACCTTCTGCCGCTTCGTCCgaaacaaacacagtgaagaaCAACAACTTCTTTGTTCTTCCTTGGTTttgtttccttccctctctcctctcgtcttgCTCCTCCCGTCTGACGTCACCTTCCCATCATCCCTCTGTGCGTCTCAGGTCTTCAGCATGTTCCTGGAGACGCTGGTGGACTTCATCGTGCTGCACAGGGACGACCTGCAGGACTGGCTCTTCGTCCTGCTCACTCAGCTGCTGAAGAAGATGGGCGCCGACCTCCTGGGCTCCGTCCAGGCCAAAGTCCAGAAGGCTCTGGACATCACCAGGTGAGACCGGGCCTTCAGGATGAGTCCTAAAatcaaacaatttaaaaacgTCTGAGACCAGAACATCAAATCTTGTCCTGGTTTTACTCTCTGGGTTTTGTGTCTCCGCGCTGACTTGTACTTCCTGTGTCTCTTTACTTTTGTCCGTCTCCTCAGGGAGTCGTTCCCGTACGAGCAGCAGTTCAACATCTTGATGCGTTTCATCGTGGATCAGACGCAGACTCCAAACCTGAAAGTGAAGGTGGCCATCCTGCGCTATATCGAGGCTCTGGCTCGCCAGATGGATCCGTCCGACTTCGTCAACTCCAGCGAGACGCGCCTCGCCGTCTCACGCATCATCACCTGGACCACCGAGCCCAAGAGCTCCGACGTCCGCAAGGTAGGCGGTCGGACGGCGTGGAGCTCCAGCGCCACCTCCAGAACAAACCTCCCTCCTGTCACCTTATGTCTCGAATCTGTGTTCCTTTGTTTGCtaagtttagttttttgttcCCACGTTTTGTTCCAATTGCCATTTGTCGTCCACCGAACCCCCAGACCCTTCACAACTGGGCAGGGGAGGATTTCTCAGGCCGACCCAGCACTGTGGCCTCTCTGCCCGGGGAGGGTAACCTGGAGGAGAGGTGCAAGCAGGTAGAAACTCCATCGACCTGCACGGCCGGGGCTCGTAACCCGCTCTAACCCGGCGAGCGGCTGCCGCTCTGCAGACCCCGACATCTGCTCTGTCGGTTtcacagagagaatgaaaataaCCCGAGGAGTGGGCGAGCTGTGTGAACGCTTCTCTAACCGCTCGAAAACTTTCTCAGCGATGGGAGTGAGTCGCTCTCTGCGGTTGAATCAAGACGATGATGAGTCGAGGATTTGAATGTGTCAGTTTGTGCATGAACGCTGAGTCTGTGCAGATTTAACTCGACTGATCtcgaacaaaaagaaaacttacgTTTCTTCTCCAAAACGTTTTtgcatgattttcttttttcagaaacttttttaattttcctgAAGAAAACTTGAagcagaaacatttattttccagctTTTGCTTAAcgaactttttgtttttgaggcAAACATCAACGATCTGCATGTGCACGGCAACAGATGTGCTTCTTAACATGAAACTTTCAAATATTTGACCTTGGAGGTTAAATATTCCGTCAAGGTTTTTAACCTGCGTCACAAAATGTCACTTCTGTGTTTCTGGTTCATTAATAAGAATCAAGGAAATGTTTGGGGGATGGTCGGATCATTTGATATTAGATTTGAATCCTGTGTTAAGATGGAGTCGTGTCTCACGGCACAACAGTGATCGACCGTCTCCGTCTCCATGGGACAGAATCGCTCCGATTCAAATGCTGTTGAAATAATTCAGTTATGGACAAATTATCTGTTTCACAGCAGCGGCCAAACAGGAAGAAACAGGAGGAAGTCGTGGAGATAAAacatgtgacctgtgtgtgtgtgtgtgtgtgtgtgcaggcggCCCAGGTTGTGTTGATCGCTCTGTTTGAGTTGAACACTCCTGAGTTCACGATGCTGCTCGGAGCTCTGCCCAAAACCTTCCAGGACGGGACGACCAAGCTGCTGCACAACCACCTGAGGAACGCCAGCGCCAACAGCGGCATCGTCATGGTagtgctctcacacacacacacacacacacacacacacacacacacacacacacacgtgatcaATGCTCAATATGAGTTTTTTATGATGTGATTTCcagatgtggtgtgtgtgtgtgtgtgtaaatccaGTCGTGCACTTTGTCGATCTGCAGGCTTCTCCCAGTAACTCGATGGGTCGGACTCCTCCTCGACAGCCCGGCAGCCGCAGCAGTCCGCTGACCTCGCCCACCAACTGCTCCCACGGAGGACTCTCCCCCAGGTGCTCCGCAGAAACGCTCCCCCTCCCACAACCTGAATGTAAAGTCAGACCCTGGGATCTAAAGCTTCAACAGGCTGCAGCTCATAACAGACTAACCTCTCGACTACCGTCTCTGGTTAAAGCAGGAGATAAACTCAAGTATAGTTTAAATATCAACTTTTATTCTGCGTTGGAAGTTTTTATTGACACTAGAATCAAATGAATAGTTTTTTTGCTGTGACTAAAGTTTTGAACAGTTTGGTGGGGGTGGAGTTCTCCACCTGCTCGTACTAACACCGACTGAGAACTTCTCCTTTTATTCCCACTTTCCTCATGTTTCTATTTCCTCTCTTCcgtctcctctttcttctcctcttcctcgcccTCCTTCCTCCCCGGCCGGCTGCAGTCGGTTGTTGGGTTGGAGCGCAGATGGTCTCTCCAAGTTCCCTCCTCCACCCTTcccctcttcccctcttcctccacccACTGCCCACTCCTCCCTCAAGGCCCTGCGGCGAGCTTACTCACCCAGGTAACCCCACCCCCttttacctcctcctcttcctcctcctctccctccgtcCTCTGGGGTTTCACAGTCAGACTGTAAGAACTTTGACGCACTGTGGAACCTCGGACTCACTCACTCGTCTGTCTTCACTCCTGCTTCGCTGCTGCCTCCATCTGCTCAAACTGTCGTTTCCTGTCCATgtgctcacttcctgtttctcctcctgcttcctTTGTCTCTGAACTAAAAACCGTCGTCAGGTGAGaacgtgtgtctctgtgctgtgactcACCTGTTTGCCTCCACCTGCGTCAGTGTGCCAACATGCACGGTCATGCACGTGCACCGTACTGTGCCGGACTGTGGAACGCAGCAGTGCACGGATTCAAAAAACAACCTGGAGGATGTGCTGAAGTTTGTGAACCGCTTCCTGTATCCATGACGACCTTTAAACCCTCACGAACCTTCACAAAGAAACATCTGGACCCAGATTTATAATCTGAGCAGATTCATCGAGTGACTCAGTGTCTCCTGCACTATGACGTCACCGTCATCAGACTTTATATTCAACATTAAACCGAATCTGTGAAATGATTTCTGATGGTTTCTAGGTTGTGACACCAGGGGGTGCTGTTTCACCACTAAATATTAGAACATTAGATTTTCTGGAAATCATAGAATGATCTCAGGAACGTTGACAGAACGTCAGAGCAGTTCCATCCACATCCTCCGCAGCACCAGAGGTTAGCTTCGTCCTCTAACCTCCGAGGATGAACGTCCTCGTTAGATCGTccaataactgtgtgtgtgtctctaccCCCCCCCTCTGCAGCATGCTGGAGTACGACAGCGAGAACCTGAACTCAGAGGAGATCTACAGCTCCCTGCGCGGCGTCACCGAGGCCATCCAGAACTTCAGCTTCCGCAGCCAAGAGGACCTGATGGAGCCGCTGAGGAGGGACGGCAAGAGGGACGTCACGGTGAGCGGGGGAGTTAGTGAATAAGGTTAATGTgcaacgagagagagaaaaggaaagtggatgaaagcagagacaaagacagaatcAAAGAAACTGTTGACGATTCGTTTCTACTTTGAGGACGAGAAGAAGACGATCAGAAACTTTTATATCTAACAACTCTGTCAaattcttttcttctctcttcagtCCGGGGTCGGGTCGTCCTCGGACTCCGACCCGGTGGAGGGCGGACGCACGGCTCTGGACAACAAGACGTCTCTGCTGAACACTCCCTCGCCTCGATCCTTTGCCGGCCCGCGTTTCCGTGACTACAATCCGTACAACTACACGGACGGCATCAGCACGCTGGACAAAGCCGCCCTGAAGGAGGCGCTGTACGAGGACGCCGTGGAGCAGCTGCGAGATGGTCAGGCTTCAGTTGTTCTTGTGTTTCCATcttcagtttgttgtgttgtgtgttctaagttgtgttctctctctctctctctcacaggccGCCGACAAGAAAGTGTTGAAAACAAGATCCTGAACCCGAAAACCTTCCCTGGTAAAGACACGAGATGTTTCAGAGTCCAGATGTTTCAGAGTCCAGATGTTCAGGCAGCTTCATTTGAACCTTTGTCACGTCTGAGGACACTCTGATGTGTAGACGCTCTTTTTGTCCTCCTGTGGTTGACCTTTGCCCTCCACCCTCAGCGGGACCTGCCGAGCAGCTGGAGCTGGTGGGCGAGCTGCTGAAGGAGCTCTCTCAGGGCCAGGCCGGGGAGCGGGGCCCCGAGGAGCGACGGCAGacgctgctggagctgctgaaggTGGCCCGAGAGGACAGCCTGGTGGTGTGGGAGGAGCACTTCAAgaccatgctgctgctgctgctggagacgcTCGGAGACAAAGACGTAAGACGCTCTTCAGGTGATTGTAAAAACGTCCTCTGAGTGGTTCTGAACCGCCTCCTCTCTCGCAGCACACCATCCGAGCTCTGGCGCTGAGAGTCCTGAAGGAGATCCTGAGGAACCAGCCGGCCCGCTTCAAGAACTACGCCGAGCTGACCATCATGAAGACGCTGGAGGCTCACAAGGACTCGCACAAAGAGGTTTGGATCATTCTCTCTGAGCGATTCCCTCTAATCTGCTCCGTCTAACTCCAACCCTCTGTTGAAGGTGGTGCGGGCGGCCGAGGAGGCGGCGTCCACGCTGGCGGGGTCCATCCCCCCGGAGCAGTGCATCAAGGTCCTGTGTCCCATCGTGCAGACGGCGGATTACCCCATCAACCTGGCCGCCATTAAGATGCAGACCAGGGCCATCGAACGCATCACCAAGGAGCCGCTGCACCAGCTGCTGCCGGACATCATCCCGGGACTCCTGCAGGTGAGACGCTCGTTCCGTCTTCATGCGTGTTCTCCGTACATTCAGTGTTTGTTGCCGTGTTCCACCGAGTCGTCTCGTCCGCAGGGCTACGACAACACGGAGAGCAGCGTGAGGAAGGCCAGCGTCTTCTGCCTGGTGGCCATCTACTCTGTGATCGGCGAGGAGCTGAAGCCTTACCTGGCTCAGCTGACCGGCAGCAAGGTCAGTCCCAGATCTTCGTTCTCACACTCGATGAAGAACAAACCTCAGAGTTGTGTTCGACCTTTAAGCTTCTTCCTGTTTCAGATGAAGCTCCTGAACCTCTACATCAAACGAGCTCAGACGACCaccagcaacagcagcagctcctccgaCATCTCCTCCTACTGATCCCTGAG
The genomic region above belongs to Paralichthys olivaceus isolate ysfri-2021 chromosome 24, ASM2471397v2, whole genome shotgun sequence and contains:
- the LOC109647064 gene encoding CLIP-associating protein 1-like isoform X2, encoding MEEDEEVVAVSMDYLLEQAMHKDLGRRLQVGPEIMELILDQERCPELEQDQGSVDRMVDAVASSWVNSSNFKVVLLGMDILSSLVTRLQERFRTQVGTVLPSLIDRLGDAKDQVRDQDQALLLKIMDQAANPQYVWERMMGGFKHKNNRTREGLCLCLISTLNVFGSQSLTLSKIVPHICNLLGDPTSQVRDGAMSCLVEIYRHVGERVRMDLGKKGLPQSRLNVIFSKFDEVQRSGNMVLSPVSDKNFEDDDSVDGVRSSSSSKGASQSGKKTVSMGSFRRPPSASSAKSAGRDGSAAGALDEEYFIQAFEDVPTMQIYSNREVDEAMTKIRDVLSDDKRDWELRVAALRKVRSLVLAGAPEFDGFLQQLRLMEAAFKLSAKDLRSQVVREACITLGHLSLVLGSRFDHAAEAVMPILLNLVPNSAKIMATSGVAAIRLILRHTHYPRLIPIITSNCVSKSVAVRRRCFEFLDLLLQEWQTSSLERHGAVLTETIKKGIHDADAEARSVARKCYWSFHGHFSREAEQLFQGLESSYQKALQAHLRSGDSPMSLPASDRSSSSSQESLNRPLSVKSSVGSSTNRSKPAHGSRTSAAAPSPGSLQRSRSDVDVNAAATATARTRMPAVPSSSSPFGSASALPPGSYASLDGSWSVNADGRVRTRRTSSGNGPSVTDSRGRSRGKVVSQSQPGSRSGSPGRLLSSTYGRLPRPTMGSAAANAASSGLTDKSRPRGHRSQGCSRETSPTRSGMARSRIPRPSMSQGCSRETSRESSRDTSPARGFSPLATRRHSRSTSALSSAECYSDRLSHQARISASVDAMRILNTGTEVEAAVADALRRPVRRRFESPGMYSDDDANSDASSACSERSYSSRNGGMGPHYLRQTEDVAEVLNHCASANWSERKEGLLGLQNLLKSQRMLSRVELKRLCEIFTRMFADPHSKVFSMFLETLVDFIVLHRDDLQDWLFVLLTQLLKKMGADLLGSVQAKVQKALDITRESFPYEQQFNILMRFIVDQTQTPNLKVKVAILRYIEALARQMDPSDFVNSSETRLAVSRIITWTTEPKSSDVRKTLHNWAGEDFSGRPSTVASLPGEGNLEERCKQAAQVVLIALFELNTPEFTMLLGALPKTFQDGTTKLLHNHLRNASANSGIVMASPSNSMGRTPPRQPGSRSSPLTSPTNCSHGGLSPSRLLGWSADGLSKFPPPPFPSSPLPPPTAHSSLKALRRAYSPSMLEYDSENLNSEEIYSSLRGVTEAIQNFSFRSQEDLMEPLRRDGKRDVTSGVGSSSDSDPVEGGRTALDNKTSLLNTPSPRSFAGPRFRDYNPYNYTDGISTLDKAALKEALYEDAVEQLRDGRRQESVENKILNPKTFPAGPAEQLELVGELLKELSQGQAGERGPEERRQTLLELLKVAREDSLVVWEEHFKTMLLLLLETLGDKDHTIRALALRVLKEILRNQPARFKNYAELTIMKTLEAHKDSHKEVVRAAEEAASTLAGSIPPEQCIKVLCPIVQTADYPINLAAIKMQTRAIERITKEPLHQLLPDIIPGLLQGYDNTESSVRKASVFCLVAIYSVIGEELKPYLAQLTGSKMKLLNLYIKRAQTTTSNSSSSSDISSY
- the LOC109647064 gene encoding CLIP-associating protein 1-B-like isoform X28: MEEDEEVVAVSMDYLLEQAMHKDLGRRLQVGPEIMELILDQERCPELEQDQGSVDRMVDAVASSWVNSSNFKVVLLGMDILSSLVTRLQERFRTQVGTVLPSLIDRLGDAKDQVRDQDQALLLKIMDQAANPQYVWERMMGGFKHKNNRTREGLCLCLISTLNVFGSQSLTLSKIVPHICNLLGDPTSQVRDGAMSCLVEIYRHVGERVRMDLGKKGLPQSRLNVIFSKFDEVQRSGNMVLSPVSDKNFEDDDSVDGVRSSSSSKGASQSGKKTVSMGSFRRPPSASSAKSAGRDGSAAGALDEEYFIQAFEDVPTMQIYSNREVDEAMTKIRDVLSDDKRDWELRVAALRKVRSLVLAGAPEFDGFLQQLRLMEAAFKLSAKDLRSQVVREACITLGHLSLVLGSRFDHAAEAVMPILLNLVPNSAKIMATSGVAAIRLILRHTHYPRLIPIITSNCVSKSVAVRRRCFEFLDLLLQEWQTSSLERHGAVLTETIKKGIHDADAEARSVARKCYWSFHGHFSREAEQLFQGLESSYQKALQAHLRSGDSPMSLPASDRSSSSSQESLNRPLSVKSSVGSSTNRSKPAHGSRTSAAAPSPGSLQRSRSDVDVNAAATATARTRMPAVPSSSSPFGSASALPPGSYASLDGSWSVNADGRVRTRRTSSGNGPSVTDSRGRSRGKVVSQSQPGSRSGSPGRLLSSTYGRLPRPTMGSAAANAASSGLTDKSRPRGHRSQGCSRETSPTRSGMDRLSHQARISASVDAMRILNTGTEVEAAVADALLLGDSRSKRRPVRRRFESPGMYSDDDANSDASSACSERSYSSRNGGMGPHYLRQTEDVAEVLNHCASANWSERKEGLLGLQNLLKSQRMLSRVELKRLCEIFTRMFADPHSKVFSMFLETLVDFIVLHRDDLQDWLFVLLTQLLKKMGADLLGSVQAKVQKALDITRESFPYEQQFNILMRFIVDQTQTPNLKVKVAILRYIEALARQMDPSDFVNSSETRLAVSRIITWTTEPKSSDVRKAAQVVLIALFELNTPEFTMLLGALPKTFQDGTTKLLHNHLRNASANSGIVMASPSNSMGRTPPRQPGSRSSPLTSPTNCSHGGLSPSMLEYDSENLNSEEIYSSLRGVTEAIQNFSFRSQEDLMEPLRRDGKRDVTSGVGSSSDSDPVEGGRTALDNKTSLLNTPSPRSFAGPRFRDYNPYNYTDGISTLDKAALKEALYEDAVEQLRDGRRQESVENKILNPKTFPAGPAEQLELVGELLKELSQGQAGERGPEERRQTLLELLKVAREDSLVVWEEHFKTMLLLLLETLGDKDHTIRALALRVLKEILRNQPARFKNYAELTIMKTLEAHKDSHKEVVRAAEEAASTLAGSIPPEQCIKVLCPIVQTADYPINLAAIKMQTRAIERITKEPLHQLLPDIIPGLLQGYDNTESSVRKASVFCLVAIYSVIGEELKPYLAQLTGSKMKLLNLYIKRAQTTTSNSSSSSDISSY
- the LOC109647064 gene encoding CLIP-associating protein 1-B-like isoform X26, encoding MEEDEEVVAVSMDYLLEQAMHKDLGRRLQVGPEIMELILDQERCPELEQDQGSVDRMVDAVASSWVNSSNFKVVLLGMDILSSLVTRLQERFRTQVGTVLPSLIDRLGDAKDQVRDQDQALLLKIMDQAANPQYVWERMMGGFKHKNNRTREGLCLCLISTLNVFGSQSLTLSKIVPHICNLLGDPTSQVRDGAMSCLVEIYRHVGERVRMDLGKKGLPQSRLNVIFSKFDEVQRSGNMVLSPVSDKNFEDDDSVDGVRSSSSSKGASQSGKKTVSMGSFRRPPSASSAKSAGRDGSAAGALDEEYFIQAFEDVPTMQIYSNREVDEAMTKIRDVLSDDKRDWELRVAALRKVRSLVLAGAPEFDGFLQQLRLMEAAFKLSAKDLRSQVVREACITLGHLSLVLGSRFDHAAEAVMPILLNLVPNSAKIMATSGVAAIRLILRHTHYPRLIPIITSNCVSKSVAVRRRCFEFLDLLLQEWQTSSLERHGAVLTETIKKGIHDADAEARSVARKCYWSFHGHFSREAEQLFQGLESSYQKALQAHLRSGDSPMSLPASDRSSSSSQESLNRPLSVKSSVGSSTNRSKPAHGSRTSAAAPSPGSLQRSRSDVDVNAAATATARTRMPAVPSSSSPFGSASALPPGSYASLGRVRTRRTSSGNGPSVTDSRGRSRGKVVSQSQPGSRSGSPGRLLSSTYGRLPRPTMGSAAANAASSGLTDKSRPRGHRSQGCSRETSPTRSGMDRLSHQARISASVDAMRILNTGTEVEAAVADALLLGDSRSKRRPVRRRFESPGMYSDDDANSDASSACSERSYSSRNGGMGPHYLRQTEDVAEVLNHCASANWSERKEGLLGLQNLLKSQRMLSRVELKRLCEIFTRMFADPHSKRVFSMFLETLVDFIVLHRDDLQDWLFVLLTQLLKKMGADLLGSVQAKVQKALDITRESFPYEQQFNILMRFIVDQTQTPNLKVKVAILRYIEALARQMDPSDFVNSSETRLAVSRIITWTTEPKSSDVRKAAQVVLIALFELNTPEFTMLLGALPKTFQDGTTKLLHNHLRNASANSGIVMASPSNSMGRTPPRQPGSRSSPLTSPTNCSHGGLSPSMLEYDSENLNSEEIYSSLRGVTEAIQNFSFRSQEDLMEPLRRDGKRDVTSGVGSSSDSDPVEGGRTALDNKTSLLNTPSPRSFAGPRFRDYNPYNYTDGISTLDKAALKEALYEDAVEQLRDGRRQESVENKILNPKTFPAGPAEQLELVGELLKELSQGQAGERGPEERRQTLLELLKVAREDSLVVWEEHFKTMLLLLLETLGDKDHTIRALALRVLKEILRNQPARFKNYAELTIMKTLEAHKDSHKEVVRAAEEAASTLAGSIPPEQCIKVLCPIVQTADYPINLAAIKMQTRAIERITKEPLHQLLPDIIPGLLQGYDNTESSVRKASVFCLVAIYSVIGEELKPYLAQLTGSKMKLLNLYIKRAQTTTSNSSSSSDISSY